The proteins below are encoded in one region of Sander lucioperca isolate FBNREF2018 chromosome 11, SLUC_FBN_1.2, whole genome shotgun sequence:
- the LOC116040402 gene encoding L-selectin-like, with product MVKMQWSLLVLIVMGQCSSIGGQLCDYHFIGENMTWKEAKDYCKGNHTDLATVSNQTDMKRLHDSATAKFPQYQGGAWIGLQENTPNIVWHWSLPGVEFNETETSF from the exons AT GGTGAAGATGCAGTGGAGTCTGTTGGTGTTGATTGTGATGG GTCAGTGTTCCTCCATTGGGGGTCAGCTGTGTGACTACCACTTCATTGGAGAGAATATGACGTGGAAAGAAGCCAAGGATTATTGCAAAGGGAACCACACTGACCTGGCCACAGTGTCTAACCAGACAGACATGAAGAGACTCCATGACTCTGCGACTGCAAAGTTTCCACAGTATCAAGGCGGAGCCTGGATTGGGCTGCaagaaaacacaccaaacattGTGTGGCACTGGTCTCTGCCAGGGGTGGAGTTCAACGAgactgaga catcattctga
- the LOC116040401 gene encoding putative C-type lectin domain family 20 member A, which produces MTWLDAQSYCRDNHTDLISGVKQLKDLKTQHPNVANQIFWIGLFRDCWSWSDGSSFSFRLWDKDPEKTCAMTTSNGKWSSDDCNNKKPFFCYNDSVILIKENMTWVDALYYCRDHYRDLVSITNQGEQLWVQERAKMASTPYVWLGLRYTCTLDFWFWVTDETVLYTNWGPDQSGDDCNLSGAMDREGTHQWVKMIDDNYKFNFICSK; this is translated from the exons ATGACCTGGCTAGATGCTCAGAGCTACTGCAGAGATAATCACACTGACCTGATCAGTGGAGTCAAACAGCTGAAAGACTTAAAGACACAGCACCCAAATGTTGCAAACCAAATTTTCTGGATCGGCCTGTTCAGAGACTGCTGGAGTTGGTCAGATGGGAGCAGTTTCTCTTTCAGACTCTGGGATAAAGACCCTGAGAAGACATGTGCTATGACTACGTCAAATGGAAAATGGAGCTCTGATGactgtaataataaaaaacccTTCTTCTGCTACAACG ATTCAGTGATCCTGATCAAGGAGAACATGACCTGGGTGGACGCGTTATATTACTGCAGAGATCACTATCGTGACCTTGTCTCCATCACCAACCAGGGCGAGCAGCTCTGGGTCCAGGAGAGAGCCAAGATGGCCTCCACTCCCTACGTGTGGCTGGGACTGCGCTACACCTGCACTCTGGACTTCTGGTTCTGGGTCACTGACGAGACGGTCCTCTACACCAACTGGGGCCCCGACCAGTCTGGGGACGACTGCAACTTGTCTGGAGCCATGGACAGAGAGGGAACGCACCAGTGGGTCAAAATGATCGACGACAACTACAAGTTTAATTTCATCTGTTCCAAGTAA